The genomic interval GCGTGGTCTACGGTGGCGACACCATTCTGACCAACCCGCCCCCCAGCTCCGGCGGCACCCTGATCGCCTTTGCGCTGCACCTGCTGGCACAGGCATCAACCGCCAGTACTCCCCACAGCAGCCCCCGCCACGTGGCGGTTTTGCGCGAGGTCATGGGGTTAACCAATTTGGCTCGTCAGCAGGGTTACGACGACCACCTCTACCGTCCCAGTATTGCCCAGGAGTTTCTCGGCCCCGCCCATCTCGCCCCCTACCTGAAGCAGCTGCGGACCACCCTCAGCCAGGGTGGCAGTCGGTGGGGCAGCACCACCCACATCAGCGCGATCGACGGCGAGGGCAACGCCGCCAGCCTCACCACCTCCAATGGCGAGGGCTCGGCCTACATCATCCCCGGCACCGGCATCATGATGAACAACATGCTGGGCGAAGAAGACCTCAGTCCCCAGGGCTTTCACCAGTGGCCCGCCAACCAGCGCATGTCGTCGATGATGGCCCCTACAATTGTGCTCAAAGACGGCAAACCCCACGTGGTGCTGGGCTCGGGCGGCTCTAACCGCATCCGCACAGCCATTTTGCAGGTGATCTCCAACGTGCTCGACTTTGGCATGGATATTGAAACCGCCGTGCAGGCCCCCCGCCTGCACTGGGAGCGCGGGGCGCTACACTTGGAGCCTGGCTACGACCGAGAGAAAATTGAAGCCCTGGGCATTCCCGGCGATGACGACTGCACCTGGTGGCAGGGCCACAACATGTTTTTTGGCGGTGTCCACGCGGTCGCGGTTGGCTCGGATGGGGTTTTGTCGGGGGTGGGCGATGGGCGGCGGGGCGGGGCGTGTGTGGTGGTGGATGGGTAGGTGAGTGGGAGGGTAGGTGAGTGGGAGGGTAGGCATGGAGCGACTTTCTGGAAAGTGGTGATGAGGAGATGAGGGGATGGTCCCTGATCAGGTTGAAGGGATAGGAGCCGTATCTGTTTCCCCTGGTTTTCTGAACTGGTTCACAATTAAGAGAGTACTGACATCTCCTAACCTATGGCTCCTTCGGCACCGCCTAAAGCGCAACCCT from Leptolyngbya sp. KIOST-1 carries:
- the ggt gene encoding gamma-glutamyltransferase, translating into MSSLKANRGAIAAGHTLTAEAGAEMLRQGGNAFDAAIAAAFAACVVESSLTSLAGGGFLLAHTAAGENRLFDFFCQTPRSKDSGRFRDGDSFQVGSRTLRESLDFYPIHANFGDTVQEFHIGLGSMAVPGAIAGLLHVHQTLGRLPLELVVAPAQHWAVQGFDVDAFRAYSFEILAPILTATAAAQAIYAPQGNLLKAGDRLYMPDCATFLQNLVRHGGDWFYQGELAHAIAQDCQAQGGYLSLEDLQTYRVIEREPLSVVYGGDTILTNPPPSSGGTLIAFALHLLAQASTASTPHSSPRHVAVLREVMGLTNLARQQGYDDHLYRPSIAQEFLGPAHLAPYLKQLRTTLSQGGSRWGSTTHISAIDGEGNAASLTTSNGEGSAYIIPGTGIMMNNMLGEEDLSPQGFHQWPANQRMSSMMAPTIVLKDGKPHVVLGSGGSNRIRTAILQVISNVLDFGMDIETAVQAPRLHWERGALHLEPGYDREKIEALGIPGDDDCTWWQGHNMFFGGVHAVAVGSDGVLSGVGDGRRGGACVVVDG